Proteins encoded by one window of Xenopus tropicalis strain Nigerian chromosome 6, UCB_Xtro_10.0, whole genome shotgun sequence:
- the LOC116411711 gene encoding lymphocyte antigen 6E-like codes for MAALCVSLLLAALCIGTAVPLQCYTCVGSATNANCKIPIICSSIHKYCMTVVGSASGATAVSKSCMPSCTPGIYKILPGSPLRFPAAEPTCATVPLG; via the exons ATGGctgctctgtgtgtctctctgcTACTGGCTGCTCTCTGCATTGGCACAG CTGTGCCCCTGCAGTGCTACACGTGTGTGGGTTCCGCCACCAACGCCAACTGCAAGATCCCAATCATTTGCAGTTCAATCCACAAATACTGTATGACTGTTGTTGGTTCTGCTT CGGGTGCAACAGCCGTCTCTAAATCCTGTATGCCCAGCTGTACTCCAGGAATATACAAAATATTGCCGGGGTCGCCACTGAGGTTTCCTGCTGCAGAACCAACCTGTGCAACGGTGCCCCTGGGGTAA